In Cytophagales bacterium, one DNA window encodes the following:
- the fabG gene encoding 3-oxoacyl-[acyl-carrier-protein] reductase: MNLLEGKTTLITGAFRGIGSAIALKFAGEGANVAISDIARVDNAKPLEKELLKAGIKVKCYSSDASDLSASEKLIENVVSDFGSLDVLVNNAGITKDGLLMRMTEEQWDAVISVNLKSVFNLTKAVLPTLMRQRSGSIINISSVVGIRGNAGQANYAASKAGIIGFTKSVALELGSRNIRSNAIAPGFIETEMTAKLDQKVVEEWRKAIPLKRGGTPEDVADCAAFLASDLSKYITGQVIQVDGGMLT, encoded by the coding sequence ATGAATTTATTAGAAGGTAAAACCACGCTCATCACGGGCGCTTTCAGAGGTATTGGAAGCGCCATAGCCCTTAAATTTGCGGGAGAAGGAGCCAATGTTGCTATCTCGGATATTGCACGCGTAGATAATGCAAAACCTTTGGAAAAGGAACTTCTGAAAGCCGGTATCAAGGTAAAATGTTACTCCTCTGACGCATCAGATCTTAGCGCATCTGAAAAATTAATTGAAAATGTAGTATCGGATTTTGGCTCTCTGGATGTATTGGTCAACAATGCCGGCATCACCAAAGATGGCTTACTGATGAGAATGACAGAAGAACAATGGGATGCTGTGATCAGTGTAAATTTAAAATCTGTTTTTAATTTGACCAAGGCCGTATTACCCACCCTCATGCGGCAAAGATCCGGATCAATCATCAATATCTCGTCTGTGGTAGGAATAAGAGGTAATGCAGGGCAGGCGAATTATGCTGCTTCAAAAGCTGGTATTATCGGGTTCACTAAATCGGTAGCTTTAGAGCTTGGTTCAAGGAATATCCGCTCAAATGCCATAGCGCCCGGCTTTATAGAAACAGAAATGACAGCGAAACTTGACCAAAAAGTGGTTGAAGAATGGAGAAAAGCCATCCCTTTAAAGAGAGGAGGCACCCCCGAAGATGTAGCCGATTGTGCTGCTTTTTTGGCTTCTGATTTGAGTAAATACATTACCGGGCAGGTTATACAGGTTGATGGTGGAATGTTGACCTAG
- a CDS encoding peptidoglycan DD-metalloendopeptidase family protein: MNSLKALGLIYAVVIWTIVVILIGFLIYRIYKVFLKKSDRKPIGQITGNWYPKVLKILFGLSMLLTIVYAPFYAYVGSAFKFIIPNYLNNLLVIITFLVAGLECFLTLTISEKLIQKIYKKVILTIIVIIMLPLSVYLTIYIPHMFAYLSEKECYLVDLPVKGIWTAGHAGGSEIVNYHCAVKAQMYAMDIVKVNNNGQFFEGEGKDITDFYTMGENIYSPVSGIVVSVVDSLPNAGITFMPMDTLNPAGNHVVIEFKKDRYVFLAHLDKKSVKVKEGDRVKAGNLIAQAGNSGNTSWPHLHMHIQDKSIIDNENAIGFPYRFKKMERKRWLTWTTVTNDFLVRNDFFKNAE, from the coding sequence ATGAACTCACTGAAAGCATTAGGACTGATTTACGCTGTTGTCATCTGGACAATTGTGGTGATATTAATAGGATTTTTGATTTATAGAATTTATAAAGTTTTCCTTAAAAAATCAGACAGAAAACCTATCGGACAGATTACCGGAAATTGGTATCCCAAAGTCCTAAAAATTCTATTCGGACTTTCAATGTTGCTAACAATTGTATACGCTCCGTTTTATGCTTATGTTGGCTCAGCATTTAAATTTATTATACCGAACTACCTAAACAACCTGCTTGTAATCATTACTTTCTTGGTTGCCGGTTTGGAATGTTTTCTCACTTTGACCATTTCAGAAAAACTTATCCAGAAAATCTACAAAAAAGTCATCCTGACAATTATTGTAATTATTATGCTTCCTCTTTCTGTCTATCTGACAATCTACATACCTCACATGTTTGCGTATCTTTCAGAAAAGGAGTGCTATCTCGTTGACTTACCAGTAAAAGGCATATGGACAGCAGGACATGCAGGTGGTTCAGAAATTGTAAACTATCACTGTGCTGTAAAAGCTCAAATGTATGCAATGGATATTGTTAAAGTAAATAATAATGGACAATTCTTTGAGGGAGAAGGAAAAGATATAACGGATTTTTATACGATGGGAGAAAACATATACTCACCGGTATCAGGAATAGTAGTAAGTGTTGTTGATAGTTTACCAAATGCTGGTATTACTTTTATGCCAATGGACACTTTGAATCCAGCCGGAAACCATGTTGTAATAGAATTTAAAAAAGACAGATATGTTTTCCTTGCACACCTTGACAAAAAATCTGTTAAAGTTAAAGAAGGTGATCGAGTCAAAGCAGGTAACCTAATCGCACAAGCAGGTAACTCAGGAAATACTTCATGGCCTCATTTACACATGCACATCCAGGACAAATCAATAATTGATAACGAAAACGCAATAGGATTTCCATACAGATTTAAAAAAATGGAAAGAAAGCGTTGGTTGACTTGGACGACAGTAACGAATGATTTTTTAGTGAGAAATGACTTTTTTAAAAATGCTGAATGA